From a region of the Mycolicibacterium sp. MU0050 genome:
- a CDS encoding DUF456 domain-containing protein, with product MSTLGIALVALAIAIGLAGIILPVLPGALLVFGSILVWALVERTTVGWVTLGIVTALFLTAEVIKYLWPVKRMRQAQVRTSVLVIGAVCGIVGFFVIPIIGLLIGFVAGVFVAELASGRDATRAWVSTVHAVKGALLSIGVELVGVLASTIVWACAVLFW from the coding sequence GTGAGCACCCTCGGCATCGCGCTGGTCGCGTTGGCCATCGCCATCGGGCTGGCCGGCATCATCCTGCCGGTGTTGCCCGGCGCGCTGCTGGTGTTCGGTTCGATCCTGGTGTGGGCGCTGGTGGAGCGCACCACCGTGGGCTGGGTGACCCTCGGCATCGTCACGGCGTTGTTCCTCACCGCCGAGGTCATCAAGTACCTGTGGCCCGTCAAACGCATGCGGCAGGCGCAGGTGCGGACGTCGGTGCTGGTCATCGGCGCGGTCTGCGGCATCGTCGGGTTCTTCGTCATCCCGATCATCGGCCTGCTCATCGGCTTCGTCGCGGGGGTGTTCGTCGCCGAGTTGGCCTCTGGCCGGGACGCGACTCGGGCCTGGGTGTCCACCGTGCACGCCGTCAAGGGCGCGTTGCTGTCCATCGGCGTGGAACTTGTCGGCGTGCTGGCCTCGACCATCGTGTGGGCCTGCGCCGTCCTCTTCTGGTGA
- a CDS encoding NADPH:quinone oxidoreductase family protein: MKACVVQELSGPSGMSYTDVPDVSPGPDQVLVDVRAAGVCFPDLLLTKGEYQLKVPPPFTPGMEIAGVVAAAPEGSGLTVGQRVSASTLLGGYAEQVAVPVSAVRPSAAELDDAEAVSLLVNYNTMYFAYERRAALRPGETVLVLGSAGGVGTAAIQIAKAMGARVIAAVNRESAVEFVRSLGPDAVVPLTEGWAQAVRDATDGRGVDMVVDPVGGEVFDDAIRTLATDGRLLVIGFAAGGIPTIKVNRLLLRNVGVLGVAYGEYINRDPASAEVFAAGLNKLVSAGLRPPPPMRFPLSEASAALEALADGAVFGKLVLEP, encoded by the coding sequence ATGAAAGCCTGCGTAGTACAAGAGCTTTCCGGGCCGTCGGGCATGTCCTACACGGACGTGCCCGACGTCTCGCCCGGCCCCGATCAAGTCCTGGTCGACGTCCGGGCGGCGGGGGTGTGTTTCCCCGACCTGCTGCTCACCAAGGGCGAATACCAACTGAAGGTGCCGCCGCCGTTCACCCCGGGCATGGAGATCGCCGGCGTGGTGGCCGCGGCCCCCGAAGGTTCCGGATTGACTGTGGGGCAGCGGGTTTCGGCCTCGACCCTGCTCGGTGGGTACGCCGAGCAGGTCGCGGTGCCGGTCTCCGCGGTCCGGCCCAGCGCCGCCGAACTCGATGACGCCGAAGCGGTTTCGCTTCTGGTCAACTACAACACCATGTACTTCGCCTACGAGCGGCGCGCCGCGCTGCGTCCGGGGGAGACGGTGCTGGTGCTCGGTTCGGCCGGCGGGGTGGGCACCGCCGCGATCCAGATCGCCAAGGCGATGGGAGCGCGGGTCATCGCGGCGGTCAACCGGGAGAGCGCGGTCGAGTTCGTGCGCTCGCTGGGCCCGGATGCCGTCGTCCCGCTGACCGAAGGCTGGGCGCAGGCGGTACGCGACGCGACCGACGGCCGCGGTGTCGACATGGTGGTCGACCCGGTGGGCGGCGAGGTGTTCGACGACGCGATCCGCACCCTGGCCACCGACGGTCGGCTGCTGGTGATCGGCTTCGCCGCCGGCGGCATCCCGACCATCAAGGTCAACCGGTTGCTGCTGCGCAACGTCGGCGTGCTCGGCGTCGCTTACGGCGAGTACATCAACCGCGACCCGGCCTCGGCGGAGGTGTTCGCCGCCGGGCTCAACAAGCTGGTTTCCGCCGGGCTGCGGCCGCCCCCGCCGATGCGCTTCCCGCTGTCCGAGGCCTCGGCGGCCCTGGAGGCACTGGCCGACGGCGCCGTCTTCGGCAAGCTCGTCCTGGAGCCGTGA